The window TCCGAGCCAAGCAACCTTCGGCTTGGGGAATGCGGTTGAGTTGCACCAGGGGGGTGTGCCCCACCAATTCTGTAATGTCGCCAGCAATACGCATAATTTTTGTCAGTTGGTTGTTGAAAGTAAATCTTAATTCCTAGTTGCCGATACTAACTAGATGTAATACATAATATCGAGCTGCCGCCTGCCATTGCGTTTTTCGCGCAGATCCTGTAGCGTATATTTTTGCAACACTGAGTTAGCAGTCGATCGCGCTTCTTGCCAAACTTCCCAAATCACCGCACTTTCTAGAGTTTGAGCAGGCGAGTCTTTTTGGGAGCGATCGAACTCTGAGCCTTCGAGACAGTTGAGAATGTCTAGCAGCGTGATTTTCCATGGTTCCCGCGCCAGCAGGTAACCGCCCTTAGCTCCTCGCTGGCTGCGAATCAACCCGCAGCGTCTCATGGTAGCCAGCAACTGTTCTAAATATCGATCGGGAATATTTTGCTGAGCCGCTATCTGGCGAATTTGCAGGGGTTCGCCTTCCTCGTAGCCATCGGCGAGCTCCAGCAAAGCTAAGATTGCGTATTCGCTTTTACAGGAGAGTTCTACCATAATATTTGCTTACAATACCCTAATTCTCAACTGCTTGCTAAAAGTTACTCAAAGGAAGGAAGAGAGCTAATTGATGTTCACCCACAGGGCTACGCCAGCAGTTGGCTATCCCAATATCGGTAAGCTATCCCTCTGGCTGTCGGGGGTTCCCAGTTTAAAATAGCAATAGTGGCATGGAGTCATCGAGCCTCTACCTAACGCCCTGCTGGGCGATCGTCAATTCTGACATTAAGTAGCATATCTTGTTTTTGACAGCAGTTCCATGAATTTTTAGCACTGGGAAATCATTGATTAACTAGCACTCTTATCTTCCATAGATTTTGCAATTCAACTTGAATCTGCTTGGTTTAGGGATAGTCGCGCGCCCGGAACGAAACAATCTCCGTATATTTTTTTCAGATTGTTTTGACTGCCTAACTTTCCGAATGCAACTGTATTGATTGACAATCAAGTTTAGGGCAAAATTTATAAAATCCCAGCTCTGCAAGTGCGCTTGCAAGTTTACGGTTATAAAACATCATCCCCAACACATTCGAGCCTTCAATCTTAACAATTTTGAATAGTCTTGGACGCACGGGGTCAGAAACCCGGTTTTTACGAGCAGACGCGTTGTGATTCCCAAGTTTGGGAAAAAACCCCGTTTCTTTGTCGGAGTGTGTCCAGGACTGTTGAATGTCTTTCCTACATAGTTTTAGGTGGTTCAAGAAGTCTTTACAAACACAATATCTTCGTGGGTGCGGGCGACTTTTATGCGTGTAAGTTGGCGTTTTGACTGCTACATTTCCTAGAACGATATCTGCATAACCCATCTTTTAAATCAATCAAATGATTTTGATAGACCCTGGCAGACAATTCATTCAAGTTTGTAAATCAGAGTTGTTTCTTGACGCGATGGGTCAAAATTTTCTTGATTTTATCGATCGCTTTTGACTCCGAAGGCGATGCGCCACCTTCAACAAAACTCGTTTAAATCAGCGCGGTGAGCCATCAAGGTCGCTGTTCTTTGATTTAATTTGGGCAACGATGGTTTGAGGGCAAACATACTGGGATACTCCAATTAATTCAAATGCCTGGGTCAGAATTTCCGCCTCAAGTAGTTGCAGCCAATAGATTTAGACAAGTTTACCAAAGTAATTGGAGCCAACGAGTAGGGTTCCCAAGTCAGGCATTAAAAATTATCCTCCATGTTGAGTTAACAATGATAACTCCTAACTCTTTATTATACTCCGGTTTTCCACTGAACTTAATCGAGTTTCACAAAATACAGAAACTGAGAATTCCTACCCCGCACAAAAAAGCCCTGCATGAGGCAGGGCTAACATTGGCTAAAGTTGTCAGCAGAGAGGGTATCACCCGCCCTGCCCGGTCTAACCTGCTCTTAGAACGTAAAAGTAGTTCTCAGAGTACCAATAATGATGTCGTCATTATGGCGGTCTTGATTCGGGTTCGTAATCCAAACGACGCCCGGAGTCAGAGAGATGTTGTCCGTAAGCTGGTACTTGTAGAAACCTTCAATGTGCCACGAAGTATCATTGCGGAAGCTGCGCAAACCGCTCGGAGCATCAAGTTTATTCAAGTAAGGCTCGCGACCTACCACAAAACCGAGCAAGTTGCCTTCTTTTCCTAAATCAGGCAAAGCCAAGGTAGCAGCGTAGTTCCAAATTCTGGCATCGCCGATACCGAGAATGCGAGCATTAGTTAAACCAGCCCAGCCGCCAACGATAAATCTCGGGCTCAGGCGCAAGGAAGCCTGAGCGCCGTAGGAGTTGCTGACTACTTTGCGAGCGCGGAAGCCGTTGGCGCCGCCAAAACCTTCGCTCAAGCCGTTCAGGGAATTAGCCACGCCCGTACCGGTGAAACCGCCTAGGTTGCCAGGCCCGTTCCCCAAACCGTTGTCAAACCCGAAGTTACCTCGGTTAAAGTAACCGTGGTTGTAGTTGACAGCAAATTGTAAGTTGCGTGCGGGAGTAAAAGTCAACTGACCCATGGCTGTGTAGCCGCCGTTGAACAAGCCTCCACCCCTGGCAGGACTGGCTGCATTTGAGGCCAGATAGCCGAAGGATAGAGAAGTCGGGCCGAACACGCCGCCCAGCAAGCCCCTGCCACCGAAGGCATAGTCAAAGCCGATACCCGCGCCGCCACCCAAGCGATAAATTGGGTTGCGCTGTCCGAAGGCACTCAGGGAGCCGTTGCCGCCGTCAAAGTCTTCAAAGTAAGGGTTTACAGTCGGAATAATGTCGTCCCAAACGACAGCGTTAGCTGCCAGGGTAACGTTTAGGTTCCGACTCATGGGAAACTTGTACAGCAAGGTGTCCAAGGCAACAACGTTGTCGGTTCTGCCGACTACATTCCAAGTTTGAGTACCTTCGCTGGTAGCCCCAAGGTTAAATCTTTGACCGTTGCCTACTTGAAGCCTTGTCAGCAACAAATCTCTGCCGGTAAAGCTCGTATTTAAATTCAGACGAACCCGCTGTTGGAAGACGGCTTGATTGTTACCTCTGCCGATTCTGGAGTTGTCTCTCCCCAACAAGCCATCCTTACCACCAAAGTCGTCGCTGAGGGCAAAAATTGCTTCCCCAGTCAGCTTGGTAGTAGTTGAGAATTGGTTGGCTTCAAGTTCGGATGTCCGAGCTTCCAGAGCATCGACGCGACCCCGCAGGGTTGCCAGTTCCGCTGCAAATTCTTCTTGGAGCCGTTGGAGGGCTGCCAAGTCATCTTTGGTCGCTAAGTTGGTCGTACCTGCTTTAATTAGCTCGTTAACTTTGTCTAAACAAGCATTTAAACCGGCGGCGAATTCGTAGCGGGTCATTGCTCGGTTGCCGCGGAAGGTGCCGTCGGGATACCCGGCAATACAGCCGTAGCGCTCGACTAGGGATTGCAGTGCTTGGAATGCCCAGTCTGTGGGCCGCACGTCGGAAAGTTGAGATACTGAGGTAACTTGACCTTGAGTTTCGCCGCCGGCAGTACCTTCGCTGCTGTACTGGTTGAGCTGTTCTAATGTGGCGGCTGGGTTTGTGGGAGCTGCTGGGGCGGCTGTTTGAGCTAGAGATTCAGCCTGTTTGGGCACAATTTGTTGTGCCTGATCTGCCGCTGTCGGGGCAGTTGTTTCTAATTGAGCTGCGCCCAATATCTCTGGGACAGCGGTAGCTGCTGGGGCTGAATTTTCTACTGGTTGAGCGACTGTTGGCTCAACTGCTGCTTCATATTCGCTTGCAGGTTGTGATACTGCTGCGGGATTTGCCGCTGCGGGGGCTATGTTGGCTGCTGCGATCGGGCTTTGTGTTGCGGCAAAGCCCGAAGCTGCGATGGCTGGCTCTGTTTTGTCGCCTGCTGCTTGGGAAATTTCTTGGACTGGCTCTGATGCTGCGGTTGTTTCGTCCGCAGCAGCTACAGCATTGACTTTGGCTTCGGAGGTTTGGGCCGTTTCAGCTTTGGCAGCTTGAGGCTTGAGCGCATCAGCAGCTTGCTGAGCGTCTGCTGCCATCGCGCTCGAAGAAACTACTAGGGTAGCTCCTAAGACTGCTGGGCTGATTAGTAGGTAACTCCACAAAAATTTCGACATATTCACTCTCATCCTCACACCGATTACAGAGAAACTTTTCGAGTCTTCTATGTGGTCAGTAGTTGCTAAACCAGCATACTTTAAAAAGACACCTAAAATTCACTTTTTCTTTTGATTCTTGGGAACTAACTGAGTGTATGGATGCGATCGGCTGCTGTCGGATACGTGTTTTTTACTACGTACTCAACGGCCTCAAAACCTTGCCATACTTGGACTTTGGATTGATTGGACTACTGACACATTAGGCGCTCGATAGCCTATTTACTTTTTAGCACAGCACGTCCGAATCGTCTAGGCTGATTCGACTTTTGCATCCAAACCGTGTCCTAGGACGCTAAAGACTCGGCGACGGTCGAATAGTTCCAATAAATCGGCGTTGATTTTGTTGTGAGCTGCTTCTTGCCGCAAAATTTTCATTGCTGCATCTGTTCGCAAAGCTCGTTTGTAGGGGCGATCGCCCGCTGTTAGGGCGTCATAAATATCGGCGATCGTCATTAATTGCGCTTGAATGGGGATTTCTGTCTGTGTTAAACCTCGCGGATAGCCTGTCCCATCGAGTTTTTCATGGTGTCCGTAGGCTATTTGGGGAACATTTTTTAGATCCTTTGTCCACGGAATTTGGCTGAGAAATTCGTAAGTGTGAGTGACGTGGGATTCGATCGCCGATCGTTCTGCCGGCGTCAGGTTGCCCCTCGACACCATCAATTGCACGATTTCGTCTGGACTCAGCAGGGGTTTAATTGCCCCGTCTATATCTCTGTAAGTTTGCCGAGAAAGTTCTAGCAGTTGAGCTAGGGGTTCTTCTGCCAAAATGTGAGGTTCGTTGGCCTCTAGCAGGACTTCCCAATATTCTGCCAATCTGGTTTTTGCCTCTGCTAGCGACGTGTCTAGCTGTTCTATTTCCTGGCACTTAGCGCACTCGGGGCCAGAGTCTGGGTGTTTTCGGTAAGCTGAATGCTCTAGCAAATATTTATATTTAGACTGGACGCATTCCATTTCCAGCGTCCGCTGAGCTAGGGCGAAACGGTGGCGAATGATTTCTAGCTGTGAGGGGTAGAGCTTTTTCTGCTTGGTCAAAACTGCTTCTGGTACTCCGATTTTGCCAAAATCGTGCAGCAGGGCGGCGTAGCGAATTTCTTGAATTTGACGGTTGTTAAAGTAAATAGAGCGCAGCCATCCACTGCTGACGGCGTTTACTTCTTCTGACAGGCGTACTGTCAGGGCTGCGACTCGTTCTGAATGGCCGAAGGTACATGGATCTCGGGCTTCTATGACTTGCACGCTTGCTTTGACGAAGCCCTCGAACAAGTGTTCTATGCTTTCTTGAAGTTGATTGCGCTCGATCGAGATTGCTGCTTGAGAAGCGAGCGATCGAACGATCCTTTCTTCCCACTCGGAATACTGCTGCGTCGATTCCCAGGCATTCTCTGCCGTCAGCACCTCATCTGCCTTTTTTTTGCGGTTGATCAGTTGCAGTACGCCGATTGTCTCGCCCTGTCGGTTTTGCATCGGCAACACCATTACCGAGCAAGTGCGGTAATTAATATCCCTGTCAAAACTCGTATCTAGCTGGTAGGGTACGCCGGGGGGCAAGTCATAGGCATCAGACAGGTTCAAACTTTGACCTGTAACTGCCACGTATCCCGCCAAGCTTTTGTCTGTCAGCGGCAGGGCAAACTCCTTAAACGACAGTCTGGGTTTAGAACCGTTTTGGGCTACCTTGAACAGCAACTTAGATTTCTCGTCGCTGTGATCTACTAAATAAACGCTGCCCGCATCGCTGTAGGTGATTTCCCGGCTTTTGGATAAAATCAAGTTTAACAAGCCGCCCAAATCGGGGGCGCTAGAGAGCGCCGCGCCAATATCCAAAAGCTTTTCTATTAGCTCTGTTCTTTGAGCAGATTCGTTCAAGAACTCTGGCCTTTCAAATACGATCATGGTCGGAGGATGGCGAATAGCCTTTAATACATTGGACTTGTTGCATCTCGACTTTCTCACACCCGATTTTAACCCAGAGTCGATATTTTCTTTTGAGCGAGCTTTCTGCTCTTGGGACTGTCGCTAGATGCAGTGGCGGCTCGGAAAATGAGAACTCTTCTAATTTAGCGCAGAAATCTCTTGGGCTAGCGCCAGGTCTTTCTCAGTTAACCCTCCGGCATCGTGAGTTTTGACAACTCCCCTGCCTAAAGGCGAGGGGATTCTTGGCTCAACGGGAGTCCAATGACTTTACCCTCACCAAAATTCACCGCGATGTGCCCCACCGCTGTATATCCACGTTGCATCACCACCTGGGCAGCAGCAACATCTCGGTCTGTCTTATACCCAC of the Microcoleus sp. bin38.metabat.b11b12b14.051 genome contains:
- a CDS encoding iron uptake porin, whose protein sequence is MSKFLWSYLLISPAVLGATLVVSSSAMAADAQQAADALKPQAAKAETAQTSEAKVNAVAAADETTAASEPVQEISQAAGDKTEPAIAASGFAATQSPIAAANIAPAAANPAAVSQPASEYEAAVEPTVAQPVENSAPAATAVPEILGAAQLETTAPTAADQAQQIVPKQAESLAQTAAPAAPTNPAATLEQLNQYSSEGTAGGETQGQVTSVSQLSDVRPTDWAFQALQSLVERYGCIAGYPDGTFRGNRAMTRYEFAAGLNACLDKVNELIKAGTTNLATKDDLAALQRLQEEFAAELATLRGRVDALEARTSELEANQFSTTTKLTGEAIFALSDDFGGKDGLLGRDNSRIGRGNNQAVFQQRVRLNLNTSFTGRDLLLTRLQVGNGQRFNLGATSEGTQTWNVVGRTDNVVALDTLLYKFPMSRNLNVTLAANAVVWDDIIPTVNPYFEDFDGGNGSLSAFGQRNPIYRLGGGAGIGFDYAFGGRGLLGGVFGPTSLSFGYLASNAASPARGGGLFNGGYTAMGQLTFTPARNLQFAVNYNHGYFNRGNFGFDNGLGNGPGNLGGFTGTGVANSLNGLSEGFGGANGFRARKVVSNSYGAQASLRLSPRFIVGGWAGLTNARILGIGDARIWNYAATLALPDLGKEGNLLGFVVGREPYLNKLDAPSGLRSFRNDTSWHIEGFYKYQLTDNISLTPGVVWITNPNQDRHNDDIIIGTLRTTFTF
- a CDS encoding Rrf2 family transcriptional regulator, whose translation is MVELSCKSEYAILALLELADGYEEGEPLQIRQIAAQQNIPDRYLEQLLATMRRCGLIRSQRGAKGGYLLAREPWKITLLDILNCLEGSEFDRSQKDSPAQTLESAVIWEVWQEARSTANSVLQKYTLQDLREKRNGRRQLDIMYYI
- a CDS encoding HD domain-containing phosphohydrolase codes for the protein MIVFERPEFLNESAQRTELIEKLLDIGAALSSAPDLGGLLNLILSKSREITYSDAGSVYLVDHSDEKSKLLFKVAQNGSKPRLSFKEFALPLTDKSLAGYVAVTGQSLNLSDAYDLPPGVPYQLDTSFDRDINYRTCSVMVLPMQNRQGETIGVLQLINRKKKADEVLTAENAWESTQQYSEWEERIVRSLASQAAISIERNQLQESIEHLFEGFVKASVQVIEARDPCTFGHSERVAALTVRLSEEVNAVSSGWLRSIYFNNRQIQEIRYAALLHDFGKIGVPEAVLTKQKKLYPSQLEIIRHRFALAQRTLEMECVQSKYKYLLEHSAYRKHPDSGPECAKCQEIEQLDTSLAEAKTRLAEYWEVLLEANEPHILAEEPLAQLLELSRQTYRDIDGAIKPLLSPDEIVQLMVSRGNLTPAERSAIESHVTHTYEFLSQIPWTKDLKNVPQIAYGHHEKLDGTGYPRGLTQTEIPIQAQLMTIADIYDALTAGDRPYKRALRTDAAMKILRQEAAHNKINADLLELFDRRRVFSVLGHGLDAKVESA